One genomic region from uncultured Subdoligranulum sp. encodes:
- a CDS encoding transposase, with protein MYRTREKQLSIYDFLPPYHGELSGRNRWMLLADAIDWDQFEKSYSELFAPGGKAAISARIALGCRIIQLHYRVSDREVVSLVQESPYLQYFLGMETFTDRMPFSARTVARFRARIPDRAVRPAVKLLRSFR; from the coding sequence GTGTATCGTACCCGGGAAAAACAATTGTCCATCTATGACTTCCTGCCGCCGTACCACGGCGAGCTCAGCGGGCGCAACCGCTGGATGCTGCTGGCGGATGCCATCGACTGGGACCAGTTTGAAAAATCCTACAGTGAGCTGTTCGCCCCGGGCGGCAAGGCGGCCATCTCGGCGCGGATCGCGCTGGGCTGCCGGATCATCCAGCTGCATTACCGGGTGTCTGACCGGGAAGTGGTCTCACTGGTGCAGGAAAGCCCCTACCTGCAATATTTTCTGGGGATGGAAACTTTTACCGACCGCATGCCCTTTTCGGCACGGACAGTGGCCCGGTTCCGGGCCCGTATCCCCGACAGGGCCGTGCGCCCGGCGGTAAAACTGCTGCGCAGTTTCCGCTGA
- a CDS encoding peptidoglycan-binding domain-containing protein: MAKVFVYDSYTNKFYTYNLNESDPMPYSSGTTLRVREFRGSSKSSVLWTTVAAMEAWNLTRRRYGSGIPVGYAFKRIWEGGHGTTSQHYAGVAFDVGQSLGSTARKKIYDTAVATGAWGYVEPLSMTPTWVHFDRRYGKPSCPNTTAGYPTVRRGSRSTYVLILQDALNALGYPTGSLDGVFGAATESALKAIQKDFSLTADGVCGCNSWKKIASAAVGIGRTSTVVDK, translated from the coding sequence ATGGCGAAAGTATTTGTCTACGACAGCTACACCAACAAATTCTACACCTACAACCTGAACGAGAGCGATCCCATGCCCTACAGTTCCGGCACCACACTGCGAGTGCGGGAGTTCCGCGGCTCCAGCAAGTCCAGCGTGCTGTGGACCACCGTGGCCGCCATGGAAGCCTGGAACCTGACCCGGCGCCGCTACGGCAGCGGCATTCCGGTGGGGTACGCCTTCAAGCGCATCTGGGAGGGTGGCCACGGCACCACCAGCCAGCACTATGCCGGGGTGGCCTTCGATGTGGGGCAAAGCCTGGGCAGCACCGCCCGCAAAAAGATCTACGACACTGCCGTGGCCACCGGCGCCTGGGGGTATGTGGAACCGCTCTCCATGACGCCCACCTGGGTGCACTTTGACCGCCGCTACGGCAAGCCGTCCTGCCCCAACACCACCGCCGGCTACCCCACGGTGCGCCGGGGCAGCCGCAGCACCTACGTGCTGATCCTGCAGGACGCCCTCAACGCCCTGGGCTATCCCACCGGTTCGCTGGACGGTGTCTTCGGCGCTGCCACCGAGAGCGCCCTCAAGGCCATCCAGAAGGACTTTTCCCTGACGGCCGACGGCGTCTGCGGCTGCAACAGCTGGAAAAAGATTGCCTCGGCAGCAGTGGGGATCGGCCGCACCTCCACCGTGGTTGATAAATGA
- a CDS encoding peptidoglycan-binding protein, whose translation MPNGTLRVYASVADQAAPLAGVRLAVQGESGTVLARLETDAAGAAGPLSLEAPDARYSLEEDNRTVRPYAVYRLIAEADSWQGQILDGVQVFAGQETVARLSFLPAAPADAPTLADTRTEEQHVEITTIPPHVLFAGGGGSGPTPEESPDSRVLSEVVIPKKITVHLGKPSANVSNVTVGFQEYIANVASSEIYPTWPEQAIRANILAQISLALNRIWTEWYPSRGYAFNITGSPGYDQAYVAGRTVFAVMERITAELFNTYVRRSGDQEPYYTEYCDGKLVTCPGMKQWGTVDRANEGKSALEILRYYYGSRVQLVTSNNIAAIPSSWPGVTLKRGSTGTSVRILQRQLSRIAKDYPSFGKPEVTGTFDAATEQCVKNFQKQFSLTADGLVGKATWYKISYIYVSVKDLAELTSEGETATGTESSGSWPGVVLRRGSGGSEVEQVQFWLSELAQFNSALPDLTVDGSFGAATEKAVKIFQQEQGLTADGVVGQSTWNALYAAWVSMQSDLGGTAWPGVVLRRGDNGMDVRLVQYWLRLAAENYAALSSISVDGNFGAATQRAITGFQTLFGLTADGLVGRATWNKLNEVALAVANQIVEPDVAPGQFTTTVREGSRGTAVRAVQYYLRRLSAYYSDIPSVTVDGVFGAATTRAVKAWQTRAGLTADGVVGQLTWNSLYSAAQALADSGPVVRSSSLPAPASTLQPGDSGASVLRLDRLLLFLGQWLPEINFLGSTTPNDGYSDDLAITVRSAQRYFGLPETGEVSPADWEVFLRAARALAEVNPAAAAPEPDGIWPAAALTLGSSGPAVRQVQRWLNRIASVDQGYSFVPETGDLDEATQAALENYQLTAGLPTLGVVDAATWESLRTAALALCSTCQQAEEG comes from the coding sequence ATGCCCAATGGAACATTACGCGTCTATGCCTCGGTGGCGGACCAGGCCGCACCGCTGGCCGGTGTCCGGCTGGCCGTGCAGGGGGAATCCGGCACCGTGCTGGCCCGGCTGGAAACCGACGCGGCCGGTGCCGCCGGGCCGCTGTCGCTGGAAGCTCCCGATGCCCGCTACAGTCTGGAAGAAGACAACCGGACGGTGCGCCCCTATGCCGTCTACCGGCTGATTGCCGAAGCGGACAGCTGGCAGGGGCAGATCCTGGACGGCGTGCAGGTCTTTGCCGGGCAGGAGACCGTCGCCCGCCTCTCCTTCCTGCCCGCAGCGCCCGCCGACGCTCCCACCCTGGCTGACACCCGGACCGAGGAGCAGCATGTGGAGATCACCACCATTCCGCCCCACGTTCTCTTTGCCGGGGGCGGCGGCAGCGGCCCCACCCCGGAGGAGTCCCCCGACAGCCGGGTTCTCAGCGAGGTGGTGATCCCCAAAAAGATCACGGTACACCTGGGCAAGCCCTCGGCTAACGTGAGCAACGTGACGGTGGGATTCCAGGAATACATCGCCAACGTGGCTTCCAGCGAGATCTATCCCACCTGGCCGGAGCAGGCCATCCGGGCCAACATTCTGGCCCAGATCAGTCTGGCACTCAACCGCATCTGGACCGAATGGTACCCCAGCCGCGGCTATGCCTTCAACATCACCGGCTCGCCGGGCTACGACCAGGCCTATGTGGCCGGCCGCACCGTCTTTGCGGTGATGGAGCGCATCACGGCGGAACTGTTCAACACTTATGTGCGCCGTTCCGGCGACCAGGAGCCCTACTACACCGAATACTGTGACGGCAAACTGGTGACCTGCCCCGGCATGAAGCAGTGGGGCACCGTGGACCGCGCCAACGAGGGCAAATCCGCCCTGGAAATCCTGCGGTACTATTATGGCAGCCGTGTCCAGCTGGTGACTTCCAACAACATTGCCGCCATCCCCTCCAGCTGGCCCGGCGTGACGCTGAAGCGGGGCTCCACCGGCACCAGCGTGCGCATCCTGCAGCGGCAGCTTTCCCGCATCGCCAAGGACTATCCCTCCTTCGGCAAGCCGGAAGTAACCGGCACCTTTGACGCCGCCACCGAGCAGTGCGTCAAGAACTTCCAGAAGCAGTTCAGCCTGACGGCGGACGGCCTGGTGGGCAAGGCCACGTGGTATAAAATCAGCTACATCTACGTCAGTGTGAAGGACCTGGCGGAGCTGACCAGCGAGGGCGAAACCGCCACCGGCACCGAGAGTTCCGGCAGCTGGCCCGGGGTGGTGCTGCGCCGGGGTTCCGGCGGCAGCGAGGTGGAGCAGGTGCAGTTCTGGCTCTCCGAGCTGGCACAGTTCAACAGCGCCCTGCCCGATCTGACGGTGGACGGCAGCTTCGGCGCCGCCACCGAAAAGGCCGTGAAGATTTTCCAGCAGGAACAGGGCCTGACCGCCGACGGCGTGGTGGGGCAGTCCACCTGGAACGCGCTGTACGCCGCCTGGGTGTCCATGCAGAGCGACCTGGGCGGCACCGCCTGGCCCGGGGTGGTGCTGCGCCGCGGAGATAACGGCATGGACGTGCGGCTGGTCCAGTACTGGCTGCGGCTGGCGGCAGAGAACTACGCCGCGCTGTCCTCAATCAGCGTGGACGGCAATTTCGGTGCCGCCACCCAGCGGGCCATCACGGGATTCCAGACGCTGTTCGGCCTGACCGCCGACGGTCTGGTGGGGCGCGCCACCTGGAACAAACTGAACGAGGTAGCCCTGGCCGTGGCCAACCAAATCGTGGAGCCCGATGTGGCCCCCGGCCAGTTCACCACCACTGTGCGGGAGGGCAGCCGCGGCACCGCCGTGCGGGCCGTACAGTACTATCTGCGGAGGCTGTCGGCCTACTACAGCGACATTCCGTCGGTGACGGTGGACGGTGTCTTCGGGGCGGCCACCACCCGGGCCGTCAAAGCCTGGCAGACTAGGGCCGGGTTGACGGCGGACGGCGTGGTGGGGCAGCTGACCTGGAACAGTCTGTACAGCGCAGCCCAGGCCCTGGCCGACAGCGGCCCCGTGGTACGCTCTTCTTCCCTGCCTGCCCCGGCATCCACCCTGCAGCCCGGAGATTCCGGGGCATCCGTTCTGCGGCTGGACCGTCTGCTGCTCTTCCTGGGGCAGTGGCTGCCGGAGATCAACTTTCTGGGCAGCACCACCCCCAACGACGGCTACTCCGATGATCTGGCCATCACCGTCCGCAGCGCCCAGCGGTATTTCGGCCTGCCGGAGACCGGCGAAGTCTCCCCTGCCGACTGGGAGGTCTTTCTCCGGGCGGCCCGGGCACTGGCCGAGGTGAACCCTGCCGCAGCCGCGCCGGAACCGGACGGCATCTGGCCCGCGGCCGCCCTGACACTGGGCAGTTCCGGGCCCGCCGTGCGGCAGGTGCAGCGCTGGCTGAACCGGATTGCCTCGGTGGACCAGGGGTACAGCTTCGTGCCGGAAACCGGCGACCTGGACGAAGCCACCCAGGCCGCCCTGGAGAATTACCAGCTCACCGCCGGGCTGCCCACGCTGGGGGTGGTGGACGCCGCCACCTGGGAAAGTCTGCGCACGGCCGCCCTGGCCCTGTGCAGCACCTGTCAACAAGCCGAGGAGGGATAA
- a CDS encoding nitroreductase family protein, giving the protein MMEFLRTRRTYRRFEQRPVAPELLTEAVEAARIASCGNNRQTLKYMIVQSPAMVAAAQPLVHWAASLPPEQGCPKPGEQPVAFIAVLQDERLPGGSDTDVGLAMGSMTAAAWAHGVGSCLMGSIDRPALTQLLGLPEGVKLRYMVAFGYPSHQSHLVTAVDGNVKYYLDDARDYCVPKRPLEEVLLKTL; this is encoded by the coding sequence ATGATGGAATTTCTGCGCACCCGCCGCACCTACCGCCGCTTTGAGCAGCGCCCCGTGGCCCCCGAGCTCCTGACCGAGGCCGTGGAGGCCGCCCGCATCGCCAGCTGCGGCAACAACCGGCAGACGCTGAAGTATATGATCGTGCAGAGCCCCGCCATGGTGGCCGCCGCACAGCCGCTGGTGCACTGGGCCGCCAGCCTTCCGCCTGAACAGGGCTGCCCCAAACCGGGAGAACAGCCGGTGGCCTTCATCGCGGTGCTGCAGGACGAACGCCTGCCCGGCGGCAGCGACACCGACGTGGGGCTTGCCATGGGCAGCATGACGGCCGCCGCCTGGGCCCACGGGGTGGGCAGCTGCCTGATGGGTTCCATCGACCGCCCTGCCCTCACCCAGCTGCTGGGGCTGCCCGAGGGTGTCAAGCTGCGGTACATGGTGGCCTTCGGCTATCCCAGCCACCAGAGCCATCTGGTCACCGCCGTGGACGGCAACGTCAAGTACTATCTGGACGACGCCCGGGATTACTGCGTACCCAAGCGCCCCCTGGAGGAAGTTCTGCTGAAAACCCTGTAA
- the fba gene encoding class II fructose-1,6-bisphosphate aldolase translates to MLVNATNMLLKARDGHYAVGQFNINNLEWTKSILLTAQELNSPVILGVSEGAGKYMTGFKTVAAMVKAMDESLGITVPVALHLDHGTYEGAKACVAAGFTSIMFDGSHYDIEENVAKTTELVALAHDHGLSIEAEVGSIGGEEDGVIGMGEVADPAQCAKISSLGIDFLAAGIGNIHGKYPANWKGLDFDALDKIHAATDNIPLVLHGGTGIPDEMIKKAISLGVSKINVNTECQLSFADATRKYIEAGKDLQGKGYDPRKLLAPGAEAIKATVREKIELFGSANKA, encoded by the coding sequence ATGCTGGTAAATGCTACCAATATGCTGCTGAAAGCACGCGATGGCCACTATGCTGTGGGCCAGTTCAACATCAATAACCTGGAGTGGACCAAGAGCATCCTGCTGACTGCGCAGGAACTCAATTCGCCCGTCATCCTCGGTGTCTCCGAGGGCGCCGGCAAATATATGACCGGTTTCAAGACCGTTGCCGCCATGGTCAAGGCCATGGACGAGAGCCTGGGCATCACCGTTCCCGTTGCCCTGCACCTGGACCACGGCACCTATGAGGGCGCCAAGGCCTGCGTCGCCGCCGGCTTCACCTCCATCATGTTCGACGGCAGCCACTACGACATCGAAGAGAACGTCGCCAAGACCACCGAGCTGGTCGCTCTGGCTCATGACCATGGCCTGTCCATCGAGGCCGAGGTCGGTTCCATCGGCGGTGAGGAAGACGGCGTCATCGGCATGGGCGAGGTCGCTGACCCTGCCCAGTGCGCCAAGATCTCCAGCCTGGGCATCGACTTCCTGGCTGCCGGCATCGGCAACATCCACGGCAAGTACCCCGCCAACTGGAAGGGCCTGGACTTCGACGCCCTGGACAAGATCCATGCCGCTACCGACAACATTCCTCTGGTGCTGCACGGCGGCACCGGCATTCCTGACGAGATGATCAAGAAGGCCATCAGCCTGGGCGTTTCCAAGATCAACGTCAACACCGAATGCCAGCTGAGCTTTGCCGACGCCACCCGCAAGTATATCGAGGCCGGCAAGGACCTGCAGGGCAAGGGCTACGATCCCCGCAAGCTGCTGGCGCCCGGTGCCGAGGCCATCAAGGCCACCGTGCGCGAGAAAATCGAGCTGTTCGGCTCTGCCAACAAGGCCTGA
- the rlmB gene encoding 23S rRNA (guanosine(2251)-2'-O)-methyltransferase RlmB: protein MERPGREQTPQHTDTLVWGKNPVTELLKSGETVDTVYLADSLPQAVAGYYTALAKQGGAVVKRVPGHKLQKLCGTADHQGVAARAAEVQYATLEDLFAAADARQEPPFLVLCDGVEDPHNLGAIIRSAYLCGAHGVVIPKRGGVGVTGTVMKASAGAAARLPVARVTNLAQAIRAIKEHNIFVYCADLGGAPLSRTDFSGAVALVLGSEGGGPGALTRKLCDAAVTLEMAPGQATGVDSYNVSVAAGILCYEVLRRRTAK from the coding sequence ATGGAAAGACCGGGTCGTGAACAGACACCGCAGCACACCGACACGCTGGTATGGGGCAAGAACCCCGTGACCGAGCTGCTCAAGAGCGGCGAAACGGTGGATACGGTGTATCTGGCGGATTCGCTGCCCCAGGCGGTGGCAGGGTACTATACGGCGCTGGCCAAGCAGGGCGGCGCCGTGGTCAAGCGGGTGCCCGGCCACAAGCTGCAGAAGCTCTGCGGCACGGCGGATCACCAGGGGGTGGCGGCCCGCGCCGCGGAGGTGCAGTACGCCACGCTGGAGGACCTTTTCGCCGCGGCCGATGCCAGGCAGGAGCCGCCCTTCCTCGTTCTGTGTGACGGGGTGGAGGACCCCCACAATCTGGGCGCCATCATCCGTTCGGCTTACCTGTGCGGCGCCCACGGCGTGGTGATCCCCAAGCGGGGCGGCGTAGGCGTGACCGGCACCGTCATGAAGGCCAGTGCCGGCGCGGCAGCCCGGCTGCCGGTGGCCCGTGTGACCAATCTGGCCCAGGCCATCCGCGCCATCAAGGAACACAATATTTTCGTTTATTGTGCGGACCTGGGGGGCGCCCCTCTTTCCCGCACCGACTTTTCGGGGGCGGTGGCGCTGGTACTGGGCAGCGAAGGCGGCGGTCCCGGTGCCCTGACCCGCAAACTCTGCGACGCGGCGGTGACGCTGGAGATGGCCCCCGGCCAGGCGACCGGCGTGGACAGCTATAATGTGAGCGTGGCGGCGGGCATCCTTTGCTACGAGGTGCTGCGCCGCCGTACCGCCAAGTGA
- a CDS encoding putative manganese transporter — MELFVDALLDAWIDSVKMLPFLYLAYLLIEWLERHHGDRIEAALAGGGRWGFVPGALLGCVPQCGFSAVASNLYASRVITPGTLLAVFIATSDEAVPLLAAEPSQWPSLAALLLCKAVFGMVGGALLDIPLRHVLPKSLYGGYAGHADEVDCHEEHEEHSGIWLAALRHTLEIFVFILLFSLLLGLVFESVGEEAISSALAGMGILQPMLTALVGLVPNCAASVLLAQLYMEGAISFGSLFAGLTAGAGVGLAVLWRVNPSWKQNLFMTGLLWAVGAVAGMLLQVVV; from the coding sequence ATGGAATTATTTGTAGATGCGCTGTTGGATGCCTGGATTGACAGTGTCAAGATGCTGCCCTTTCTTTACCTGGCGTACCTGCTGATCGAATGGCTGGAACGCCACCACGGCGACCGCATCGAGGCGGCGCTGGCCGGCGGCGGACGCTGGGGCTTTGTGCCCGGCGCGCTTTTGGGCTGTGTGCCGCAGTGCGGTTTCAGTGCGGTGGCCTCCAACCTGTATGCCAGCCGGGTAATCACCCCCGGCACATTGCTGGCGGTGTTCATCGCCACCAGCGACGAAGCGGTGCCCCTTCTGGCGGCGGAACCCTCCCAGTGGCCCAGCCTGGCGGCTTTGCTGCTCTGCAAGGCGGTCTTCGGCATGGTGGGGGGCGCGCTGCTGGATATCCCCCTGCGGCATGTACTGCCCAAATCGCTGTACGGCGGCTATGCCGGCCACGCCGATGAGGTGGACTGCCACGAAGAGCACGAGGAGCACAGCGGTATCTGGCTGGCTGCGCTGCGCCATACGCTGGAGATCTTTGTGTTCATTCTGCTGTTCAGCCTGCTGCTCGGCCTGGTATTTGAATCGGTAGGGGAGGAGGCCATCAGCTCGGCACTGGCCGGTATGGGCATCTTGCAGCCCATGCTGACCGCCCTGGTGGGTCTGGTGCCCAACTGCGCCGCCAGTGTGCTGCTGGCCCAGCTGTATATGGAAGGAGCCATCTCCTTCGGCAGCCTGTTTGCCGGCCTGACGGCCGGGGCCGGTGTGGGTCTGGCGGTGCTGTGGCGGGTCAATCCCAGCTGGAAACAGAATCTGTTTATGACCGGCCTGCTGTGGGCGGTCGGCGCGGTAGCCGGCATGCTGCTGCAAGTGGTTGTGTAA
- a CDS encoding alpha-amylase family glycosyl hydrolase, protein MKTWLKDAVFYEIYPQSFYDTNGDGIGDLPGIIAKLDYIKELGCNAIWINPCFDSPFKDAGYDVRDYKKIAPRYGTNEDAAELFRTAHEKGIHVLLDLVPGHTSEEHPWFLASSKAEKNEYSGRYIWTDHCFASGDGMPFIGGECERSATYILNFFKCQPALNYGYGKIHQPWQQPTDAPDCRATVEAIKDVMRFWLSMGCDGFRVDMASSLVKNDTRHKKYTCAIWRELSAMMQKEFPEAALVSEWNGPRMSLKSGFDMDFMLNEAGNGYDWLLRAYDGEMDSNPRHIGKAYFCKDSGTGIDKFLDDWLPSYKATHKDGLYCLITCNHDTVRPSAGLTTDELRLAYAMIFTMPGAPFLYYGDEIGMRYQKLPTKEGGYFRTGSRTPMQWAPGKNLGFSEADPETLYLPVDPAADAPTVAAQQADPGSLWHTVQDLLAFRHAHRELDGDAPFKVLFAPKAKGDYRPFAWRRGDLCCAVNPAGAAADLPLKLEEGARPLFVIGQAEVQGETLRLGAQSFAILG, encoded by the coding sequence ATGAAAACGTGGCTGAAGGACGCGGTCTTTTACGAGATTTACCCCCAGAGTTTTTACGATACCAACGGGGACGGCATCGGGGATCTGCCGGGCATCATCGCGAAGCTGGACTATATAAAGGAACTGGGCTGCAATGCCATCTGGATCAACCCCTGCTTTGATTCCCCCTTCAAGGATGCGGGCTATGATGTGCGGGATTACAAAAAGATCGCCCCGCGTTACGGCACCAACGAGGACGCGGCCGAGCTGTTCCGCACCGCCCATGAAAAGGGCATCCATGTGCTGCTGGACCTGGTGCCCGGCCATACCAGCGAGGAGCATCCCTGGTTTCTGGCCAGCAGCAAAGCGGAGAAAAACGAGTATTCCGGGCGGTATATCTGGACCGACCACTGCTTTGCCTCGGGGGACGGCATGCCGTTCATCGGCGGTGAGTGCGAGCGCAGCGCTACCTATATCCTGAACTTTTTCAAGTGCCAGCCGGCGCTGAACTACGGTTACGGCAAAATCCACCAGCCCTGGCAGCAGCCCACCGATGCGCCGGACTGCCGGGCCACGGTGGAGGCCATCAAGGATGTGATGCGGTTCTGGCTGTCCATGGGCTGCGACGGCTTCCGGGTGGATATGGCCTCCAGCCTGGTCAAGAACGACACCCGGCACAAGAAATATACCTGTGCCATCTGGCGGGAACTTTCCGCCATGATGCAGAAAGAATTCCCCGAGGCAGCGCTGGTCAGCGAGTGGAACGGCCCCCGGATGTCGCTGAAAAGCGGTTTTGACATGGATTTCATGCTCAACGAGGCGGGCAACGGCTACGACTGGCTGCTGCGCGCCTACGACGGCGAGATGGACAGCAACCCCCGCCACATCGGCAAGGCCTATTTCTGCAAGGATTCCGGCACCGGCATCGACAAATTCCTGGACGACTGGCTGCCCAGCTACAAGGCGACCCACAAGGACGGGCTGTACTGCCTGATCACCTGTAACCACGACACCGTGCGGCCGTCGGCGGGGCTTACCACCGACGAACTGCGGCTGGCCTACGCCATGATCTTCACGATGCCGGGTGCGCCCTTCCTTTACTATGGCGATGAGATCGGCATGCGGTACCAGAAGCTCCCCACCAAGGAGGGCGGCTACTTCCGCACGGGTTCCCGCACTCCCATGCAGTGGGCGCCGGGGAAAAACCTGGGCTTTTCGGAGGCTGACCCGGAGACCCTCTACCTGCCGGTGGACCCGGCGGCGGACGCCCCCACCGTGGCCGCCCAGCAGGCCGACCCGGGCAGTCTGTGGCATACCGTGCAGGACCTGCTGGCCTTCCGCCATGCCCACCGGGAACTGGACGGCGACGCGCCCTTCAAGGTGCTGTTTGCCCCCAAGGCCAAAGGGGATTACCGCCCCTTTGCCTGGCGCCGCGGAGACCTGTGCTGTGCGGTCAACCCGGCGGGTGCGGCGGCCGACCTGCCGCTGAAGCTGGAGGAGGGCGCACGGCCGCTCTTCGTCATCGGGCAGGCAGAGGTGCAGGGTGAAACACTGCGCCTGGGCGCCCAGAGCTTTGCCATTCTCGGCTGA
- a CDS encoding carbon starvation CstA family protein produces MNTLVIILIAAVCLVCAYAGYGRWIAKNWGIDPNAKTPAVRLEDGEDYVPTNGWTVFSHQFSSIAGAGPVTGAIQAAAFGWLPVLLWVLLGGIFFGAVTDFGALYASVKNDGKSMGMLIEKYIGKLGRRLFLLFCWLFTLLVIAAFADMVANTFNAYTTTDGVTSLAAAAQTNGAAGMVSIMFMVFAVIFGLIQKKFNFDGWKEAVIGIVFIILSFVIGSNFPIILGKEGWIYITFVYIFFAAVLPMWLLKQPRDYMTTFMFIAMIIGAVVGLVVAHPTMNLRPFTSWTVVSGENGSLISGSLFPILFVTVACGAVSGFHSLVSSGTSSKTVENEKDMLKVGYGAMVLESLLAVLALCVAGASAAADGTPAAGTPFQVFSNGVAGFFEMFGVPVYAATVFMTMCVSALALTSLDAVARIGRMSFQELFSVDDMKHAEGWRKLFCNTYFSTIVTLVFGFILAKIGYNNIWPLFGSANQLLSALVLATLCVFLKVTGRSNKMLFPPLIIMLCVTFTALVQILVGCVQAYMAGSATFLMQGLQLILAILLILLGVIIVVNSLRVYAASEKNSEKASAQ; encoded by the coding sequence ATGAATACGCTTGTGATCATTCTGATCGCAGCGGTGTGCCTGGTATGTGCGTACGCCGGGTATGGCCGCTGGATCGCCAAAAACTGGGGTATCGACCCCAACGCCAAAACTCCTGCTGTGCGGCTGGAAGATGGCGAAGACTATGTTCCCACCAACGGCTGGACCGTGTTCAGCCACCAGTTCTCCTCCATTGCAGGTGCTGGCCCCGTCACCGGTGCCATCCAGGCGGCCGCTTTCGGCTGGCTGCCCGTCCTGCTGTGGGTGCTGCTGGGCGGCATCTTCTTCGGTGCCGTCACCGACTTCGGCGCGCTGTACGCCAGCGTGAAGAATGACGGCAAGTCCATGGGCATGCTGATTGAAAAGTACATCGGCAAGCTGGGCCGCCGCCTCTTCCTTCTGTTCTGCTGGCTGTTCACCCTGCTGGTTATCGCGGCCTTCGCCGACATGGTGGCCAACACCTTCAACGCCTACACCACCACAGACGGCGTGACCTCGCTGGCCGCCGCTGCCCAGACCAACGGTGCCGCCGGCATGGTCTCCATCATGTTCATGGTGTTCGCCGTCATCTTCGGCCTGATCCAGAAGAAGTTCAACTTCGATGGCTGGAAGGAAGCCGTCATCGGCATCGTCTTCATCATCCTGTCCTTTGTGATCGGCTCCAACTTCCCCATCATCCTGGGCAAAGAGGGCTGGATCTACATCACCTTCGTCTACATCTTCTTCGCGGCGGTGCTGCCCATGTGGCTGCTGAAACAGCCCCGTGACTACATGACCACCTTCATGTTCATCGCCATGATCATCGGCGCCGTGGTGGGCCTGGTGGTGGCGCATCCCACCATGAATCTGCGCCCCTTCACCAGCTGGACCGTGGTCAGCGGTGAGAACGGCAGCCTCATCAGCGGCAGCCTGTTCCCCATCCTCTTCGTCACGGTGGCCTGCGGTGCTGTTTCCGGCTTCCACAGCCTGGTTTCCTCCGGCACCTCCTCCAAGACGGTGGAGAATGAGAAGGACATGCTGAAGGTCGGTTACGGCGCCATGGTGCTGGAAAGCCTGCTGGCTGTGCTGGCCCTCTGCGTGGCCGGTGCTTCCGCCGCGGCCGACGGCACTCCCGCCGCCGGTACCCCGTTCCAGGTCTTCAGCAACGGCGTGGCCGGTTTCTTTGAGATGTTCGGCGTGCCCGTCTATGCCGCCACCGTCTTCATGACGATGTGCGTTTCCGCTCTGGCCCTGACCAGCCTGGACGCCGTGGCCCGTATCGGCCGCATGAGCTTCCAGGAACTGTTCAGCGTGGACGACATGAAGCATGCCGAGGGCTGGCGCAAGCTGTTCTGCAACACCTACTTCTCCACCATCGTCACGCTGGTCTTCGGCTTCATCCTGGCCAAGATCGGTTACAACAACATCTGGCCGCTGTTCGGTTCCGCCAACCAGCTGCTGAGCGCTCTGGTGCTGGCTACCCTCTGCGTCTTCCTGAAGGTGACCGGCCGCAGCAACAAGATGCTGTTCCCGCCGCTCATCATCATGCTCTGCGTGACCTTCACCGCCCTGGTGCAGATCCTGGTGGGCTGCGTGCAGGCCTACATGGCCGGCAGCGCCACCTTCCTGATGCAGGGCCTGCAGCTGATCCTGGCCATCCTGCTGATCCTGCTGGGCGTCATCATCGTGGTCAACTCGCTGCGCGTCTACGCGGCCAGCGAGAAGAACAGCGAGAAGGCTTCTGCGCAGTAA